In Candidatus Binatia bacterium, the following proteins share a genomic window:
- a CDS encoding FAD-dependent oxidoreductase: MSLTAAPLRRVLIVGGVAGGASCAARLRRLDETCEIVLLDRGPHVSFANCGLPYFVGNVITEEKSLLVASTGMFRDRFRIEVRTGTEAVAIDRGRQMLTVRDVASGAVREEHYDALVLAPGAVPVRPALPGIDLDGVFAVRSIPDTRRIRAWIDQHRAARAVVIGGGFIGLEMAENLVHRGIDVTVLEKLPQVMPPLDAEMAAPIAEHLRSNGVHLVLGDGLARIEAGGDGLRVVTESGSALEADLVILAIGVKPETTLAREAGLKIGPRGGIVVDSQMRTDDPHIWAVGDAIEVRDVITGQEVILPLAGPANRQGRVAAASIAGRDVRFRGVQATAVVGVMGLTAATTGASERGLRRAGVTSFEKVYLHPGHHAAYYPGAKSIHLKLLFSVPDGRVLGAQAVGLEGVAKRTDVIATVLQFGGSVEDLAEAELCYAPQYGAAKDPVNLAGMIAVNVLSGDMPLADWDAIGHDGHVILDVREPSEFSAGAVPGAINVPLSQLRRRLADVPSGNKIDVYCGVGQRAYYAVRFLRQNGRDARNLSGGFTTWKMREKAGVRGSLRN; the protein is encoded by the coding sequence ATGTCGCTAACCGCTGCGCCTCTTCGCCGCGTGCTCATTGTCGGAGGCGTTGCCGGCGGCGCCTCCTGCGCCGCCAGGCTGCGGCGGCTCGATGAGACATGCGAGATCGTGCTGCTCGACCGCGGGCCGCACGTCTCGTTCGCCAACTGCGGCCTGCCGTATTTTGTCGGCAACGTCATTACGGAAGAAAAAAGCCTGCTGGTCGCATCGACGGGGATGTTCCGCGACCGTTTCCGCATTGAAGTGCGTACCGGCACCGAGGCGGTCGCCATCGACCGCGGGCGGCAGATGCTAACCGTTCGCGACGTCGCGAGCGGCGCGGTCCGGGAAGAGCACTACGACGCGCTCGTGCTCGCGCCGGGCGCAGTCCCGGTACGGCCGGCCTTGCCAGGAATCGACCTCGACGGAGTCTTCGCCGTGCGCAGCATTCCCGACACGCGAAGGATCCGCGCCTGGATCGACCAGCACCGCGCCGCGCGCGCCGTCGTCATCGGTGGCGGATTCATCGGTCTCGAGATGGCCGAGAACCTCGTGCACCGCGGCATCGACGTGACGGTGCTCGAAAAGCTCCCACAAGTGATGCCGCCGCTCGATGCCGAGATGGCCGCGCCCATCGCCGAACATCTCCGCAGCAACGGCGTGCACCTGGTTCTCGGCGACGGCCTTGCGCGCATCGAGGCTGGTGGCGACGGCCTGCGCGTCGTCACTGAGTCGGGCAGCGCGCTGGAGGCCGACCTCGTCATTCTCGCGATCGGCGTGAAGCCCGAGACGACGCTCGCGCGCGAAGCGGGCCTCAAAATCGGTCCGCGCGGCGGCATCGTCGTCGATTCGCAGATGCGCACGGACGATCCGCACATATGGGCCGTGGGTGACGCGATCGAAGTACGCGACGTCATCACCGGCCAGGAGGTGATCCTTCCGCTGGCCGGCCCCGCAAACCGCCAGGGGCGGGTTGCGGCTGCGTCGATTGCAGGACGCGATGTCCGTTTTCGCGGCGTACAGGCCACCGCGGTCGTCGGAGTGATGGGTCTGACGGCGGCGACGACCGGCGCGAGCGAGAGAGGTCTTCGCCGCGCCGGCGTGACGAGTTTCGAGAAGGTCTACCTGCATCCCGGACATCATGCCGCGTACTATCCGGGCGCAAAGTCGATCCACCTGAAGCTCCTGTTTTCGGTGCCCGACGGGCGCGTACTCGGGGCCCAGGCCGTCGGCCTCGAAGGCGTCGCGAAGCGCACCGACGTGATTGCGACGGTGCTGCAGTTCGGAGGCTCGGTCGAGGACCTCGCCGAAGCCGAGCTCTGCTATGCGCCACAATACGGAGCAGCCAAGGATCCCGTCAATCTCGCGGGCATGATCGCGGTGAACGTGCTCAGCGGCGACATGCCGCTGGCGGACTGGGATGCCATCGGACACGACGGCCACGTGATCCTCGACGTGCGCGAGCCGTCGGAGTTCTCTGCCGGGGCAGTTCCCGGCGCGATCAACGTGCCGTTGTCGCAGCTCCGCCGGCGGCTCGCCGATGTGCCGAGCGGGAATAAAATCGACGTGTACTGCGGCGTCGGGCAGCGCGCGTACTACGCGGTGCGCTTTCTTCGCCAGAACGGCCGCGATGCGCGCAACCTGAGCGGCGGGTTCACGACGTGGAAAATGAGGGAGAAGGCGGGCGTACGCGGGTCGCTCCGAAACTAA
- a CDS encoding Ig-like domain-containing protein produces the protein MTWRRSFALLLGSSLVGVAVSAGAANYTIVGWNNLGMHCMDGDFSVLSLLPPYNTIHAQVIDPAGVMLADPPAAGISVTYEAVADSTGSINTTSQGKTNFWQYVQPLFGASPAIDVGLTGVRMPGPANTPQPMRWDSASGWFIAEGVPLTPYDDAMNRNAYPMMRLVARDGAGTMLAFIDIVLPVSDEMDCRSCHSPAAGTPAPAMPLQGWVTDPDAQRETRLNILRKHDELQAADLTFQAALTAGGYNASGLYATVTSDGKPILCASCHASAALGTTGQSGVMPLTQAVHGRHATVVDPQSGQTLDASTNRGACYRCHPGAETRCLRGVMGASVAPDGSLAIQCQECHGPMNAVGAAGRLGWLQEPLCQSCHTGNATHNNGALRYTSVFESPGQVRQAVDGTFATTADAPAAGLSLYRFSTGHGGLKCEACHGSTHAEFASIHPNDNVQSVEHQGHEGMLVECAACHGGNQPATMSGGPHGLHPLGQAWVNAHPDLIGDGGDTTPCKDCHGTDYRGTVLSRTKTDRTINGEFGTKRLWAGFQVGCYTCHLGPHNDTANPNRPAVATGDSVSAIAGVALKVPLVANDPDGDALALRIVSQPLHGTTGLEGTLATYIPEPGYAGADSFTFAAWDGSTDSNLATVTIDVAGRMCGDCTGDGRLSAGDALAVLHAAVGIFNCALQVCDFNGSGAVTASDALAVLRAAVGLPSSPNCP, from the coding sequence ATGACATGGCGAAGAAGCTTTGCGCTGCTTCTCGGTAGTTCTCTCGTCGGTGTGGCCGTATCTGCCGGCGCCGCCAACTACACGATTGTCGGATGGAACAATCTCGGCATGCATTGCATGGACGGGGATTTTTCCGTCCTCTCGCTGCTGCCGCCGTACAACACCATTCATGCCCAGGTGATCGATCCTGCGGGGGTGATGCTCGCCGATCCGCCCGCTGCGGGAATTTCCGTGACCTACGAGGCGGTTGCGGACAGCACCGGCTCGATCAATACGACGTCGCAGGGAAAGACGAATTTCTGGCAGTACGTGCAGCCGCTATTCGGCGCGTCTCCGGCGATCGATGTCGGGCTGACCGGAGTTCGCATGCCGGGCCCGGCCAACACGCCGCAGCCAATGAGGTGGGATTCGGCGTCGGGATGGTTCATCGCCGAAGGCGTTCCACTGACGCCGTACGATGATGCCATGAACAGGAATGCCTACCCGATGATGCGTCTCGTCGCGCGCGACGGCGCAGGAACGATGCTCGCTTTCATCGACATCGTGCTGCCGGTCTCCGACGAGATGGACTGCCGCAGCTGTCACAGCCCGGCCGCCGGGACTCCGGCGCCGGCCATGCCGTTGCAAGGTTGGGTGACCGACCCGGACGCCCAGCGCGAGACGCGCCTGAACATCCTTCGCAAGCACGACGAGCTGCAGGCGGCTGATCTGACGTTCCAGGCTGCGCTCACCGCCGGCGGCTACAATGCGAGCGGCCTGTACGCGACCGTGACGAGCGACGGCAAGCCGATTCTTTGCGCAAGCTGTCATGCGTCCGCCGCGCTCGGCACCACCGGCCAGAGCGGTGTGATGCCGCTGACGCAGGCCGTTCACGGCAGGCATGCGACTGTCGTCGATCCCCAATCCGGCCAGACTCTCGACGCTTCGACCAACCGCGGTGCATGTTACCGCTGTCATCCCGGGGCCGAGACGCGCTGTCTGCGTGGTGTGATGGGAGCATCGGTGGCACCGGACGGTTCGCTCGCGATCCAGTGCCAGGAGTGTCACGGCCCGATGAACGCTGTCGGTGCTGCGGGGCGCCTCGGCTGGCTGCAGGAGCCCCTCTGTCAGAGCTGCCATACCGGCAATGCAACGCACAACAACGGCGCGCTCCGCTACACCTCGGTATTCGAGTCGCCGGGGCAGGTCCGCCAGGCGGTCGACGGAACTTTTGCTACCACCGCCGATGCACCCGCAGCTGGCCTCTCGCTGTACCGATTCTCGACCGGGCATGGCGGCCTCAAGTGCGAGGCATGCCACGGCTCCACGCACGCCGAGTTCGCATCGATCCATCCGAACGACAACGTGCAGAGCGTCGAACACCAGGGGCACGAAGGCATGCTCGTGGAGTGCGCCGCGTGCCACGGAGGAAACCAGCCTGCGACCATGAGCGGCGGTCCTCATGGCCTGCATCCGCTCGGGCAGGCGTGGGTGAATGCCCACCCCGATCTGATCGGTGACGGCGGGGACACGACGCCATGCAAAGACTGCCACGGAACCGATTATCGGGGGACCGTGCTGTCTCGCACGAAGACCGATCGCACGATCAACGGCGAGTTCGGAACCAAGCGCCTCTGGGCCGGTTTCCAGGTCGGCTGCTACACTTGTCACCTCGGTCCGCACAACGACACCGCGAACCCGAACAGGCCGGCCGTCGCGACCGGCGATTCTGTTTCTGCCATTGCCGGCGTGGCGCTGAAGGTCCCGCTCGTTGCAAACGACCCCGACGGTGATGCGCTCGCGCTGCGCATCGTCTCGCAGCCGCTGCACGGCACGACCGGTCTCGAAGGTACCCTGGCAACCTATATTCCGGAGCCCGGCTACGCTGGCGCCGATTCGTTTACGTTCGCTGCATGGGACGGGTCCACCGACTCGAATCTGGCCACCGTGACGATCGACGTCGCCGGCCGCATGTGCGGCGACTGCACGGGCGACGGCCGGCTTTCCGCCGGTGATGCGCTGGCCGTGCTTCATGCCGCCGTGGGCATTTTCAACTGCGCCCTGCAGGTTTGCGATTTCAACGGAAGTGGAGCCGTGACCGCGTCCGATGCATTGGCGGTGCTGCGAGCAGCCGTAGGCCTGCCTTCCAGTCCCAACTGTCCGTAG
- a CDS encoding CBS domain-containing protein codes for MLLVRDCMTKTVRTLGPRDTVAHAREVMVRERINQLPIVAHGKLVGIVTDRDLREVMPTVFEAASHAAHRDRKWTDPSELAVEEIMTPDLVTMGPADSVADAASRLRAERIGSAPVLEDGKLVGILTRSDLLDALVAIERKRGA; via the coding sequence ATGCTGCTTGTCCGTGACTGCATGACGAAAACCGTACGCACACTCGGTCCGCGCGACACGGTCGCGCATGCTCGGGAAGTGATGGTGCGCGAGCGGATCAACCAGCTCCCGATCGTTGCCCACGGCAAGCTCGTCGGGATCGTTACCGATCGCGACCTGCGCGAGGTGATGCCGACGGTTTTCGAAGCGGCGTCCCATGCAGCGCACCGGGATCGCAAGTGGACGGATCCATCCGAGCTGGCCGTAGAGGAGATCATGACTCCCGACCTGGTCACGATGGGTCCGGCCGATTCGGTTGCCGACGCGGCATCGCGCCTTCGGGCCGAACGCATCGGCAGTGCACCGGTCCTCGAGGACGGCAAGCTCGTCGGGATCCTGACGCGAAGCGACCTTCTCGACGCGCTCGTTGCCATCGAGCGCAAGCGCGGAGCGTGA
- a CDS encoding cytochrome b/b6 domain-containing protein: protein MKGEVVLYPLWLRIWHWTNALLFVVLLITGLSMHYSTPGYPLAGYRASVLSHNVAGILLTAGYVVFLVGNYRTGNGRFYRLSLDDVTWGALRQVRYYLLGMFLGEPHPFPHSAERKFNPLQKLSYLAVMFALVPLIIVAGWALLFPEFLPRNLFGLPGIALWAIVHTYLGYFASVFMIIHTYLGTTGETPGELFRCMLRGQTIPRDALMPAEGPQRPPVSPAAQVSRSDASDQL from the coding sequence ATGAAAGGCGAAGTCGTCCTCTATCCTCTCTGGCTTCGCATCTGGCACTGGACCAACGCGCTGCTCTTCGTGGTGCTGCTCATCACGGGCCTGTCCATGCACTATTCCACTCCCGGCTACCCGTTGGCGGGTTACCGGGCGTCGGTGTTGAGCCACAACGTTGCCGGCATTCTTCTGACCGCCGGCTACGTCGTGTTTCTCGTTGGAAATTACCGGACCGGCAACGGCCGCTTCTACCGGCTGTCATTGGACGACGTAACCTGGGGCGCGCTGCGCCAGGTGCGCTACTATCTGCTCGGAATGTTCCTCGGTGAGCCGCACCCCTTCCCGCACTCGGCCGAGCGGAAATTCAACCCGCTCCAGAAGCTCAGCTATCTCGCCGTCATGTTTGCTCTCGTTCCTCTGATCATCGTTGCGGGCTGGGCGCTGCTGTTTCCGGAATTCCTGCCACGCAACCTGTTCGGCCTTCCCGGCATCGCGCTCTGGGCGATCGTCCACACGTACCTCGGCTACTTCGCCTCCGTGTTCATGATCATCCACACGTACCTCGGCACCACCGGCGAAACGCCGGGCGAGCTGTTCCGTTGCATGCTGAGGGGTCAGACGATACCGCGCGACGCGCTCATGCCGGCCGAGGGGCCGCAGCGGCCACCAGTGTCGCCTGCTGCGCAGGTCTCTCGCAGTGACGCGAGCGATCAGCTCTGA
- a CDS encoding cytochrome c3 family protein, which translates to MGASALLAQSMTGEATASRRVIGWLILLVFVLTSGGTATAALAQTTAVQKEATCIGCHRPRKEVVDQFRYLSSVHGQQACDLCHEKGFSTFPHDSDQSTVKDCTDCHEGSEPHDWDGIAGAVAGSVHENKVPLLRCTTCHSPHYFSPASRVTNLLAGMTIANESCVACHVDEASRDDPKLALAALAKKHTRLIHAEVHLRSSPCIACHTDLKGRPTTSSLEAPMHKILPAREALADCVACHASNTLLATELYTHEATLQRSEKGWLNSVLFNTAYVTGATRQVWLDWATLGLAVLVVLGVAAHGGGRWIAMRLRKMS; encoded by the coding sequence ATGGGCGCGTCGGCACTGCTCGCGCAAAGCATGACCGGAGAAGCGACGGCATCACGTCGCGTCATCGGCTGGCTGATCCTCCTCGTCTTCGTGCTCACCTCGGGCGGCACAGCGACCGCGGCCCTCGCACAAACGACGGCGGTACAAAAAGAGGCAACCTGCATCGGCTGCCATCGACCTCGCAAGGAAGTCGTCGATCAGTTCCGTTACCTGTCGTCGGTCCACGGTCAGCAGGCCTGCGACCTGTGTCACGAAAAAGGCTTTTCGACTTTCCCCCACGACTCGGATCAGTCCACGGTCAAGGACTGCACCGACTGTCACGAGGGGTCCGAGCCTCACGACTGGGACGGCATCGCCGGCGCAGTCGCCGGGAGCGTTCACGAGAACAAGGTCCCCCTGCTTCGATGCACCACGTGCCATTCGCCGCACTACTTCAGTCCGGCCAGCCGCGTGACCAACCTGCTCGCCGGCATGACGATCGCCAACGAAAGCTGCGTGGCGTGTCACGTCGATGAAGCCTCGCGCGACGATCCGAAGCTCGCGCTGGCGGCGCTGGCGAAAAAACACACGCGGCTGATCCATGCCGAGGTCCACCTGCGCAGCAGCCCGTGCATCGCGTGCCACACCGACCTGAAGGGTCGCCCCACCACGTCTTCGCTGGAAGCGCCGATGCACAAGATCCTGCCGGCCAGGGAGGCGCTGGCGGACTGCGTAGCGTGCCATGCCAGCAATACGCTGCTTGCCACCGAGCTCTACACCCACGAGGCCACCCTCCAACGCAGCGAGAAAGGCTGGCTGAACTCGGTGCTGTTCAATACCGCGTACGTAACCGGCGCGACGCGGCAGGTCTGGCTCGATTGGGCGACGCTCGGCCTGGCCGTCCTCGTCGTGCTCGGCGTCGCCGCCCACGGTGGCGGTCGCTGGATCGCCATGCGATTGAGAAAAATGTCATGA
- a CDS encoding DUF3303 family protein, with product MKYMISWYERSQGSPIEYENAQKRILEVFRPWKAPANFKIEVFVIRVGEWGGHMLVDCDDPAAVHKFCSMLPAFEFQARPVIPVEEAIRVELEAMAWRDGLQGK from the coding sequence ATGAAGTACATGATCAGCTGGTACGAACGGTCACAGGGATCACCGATCGAATACGAGAACGCCCAGAAGCGGATCCTGGAGGTTTTCCGACCGTGGAAGGCGCCGGCCAATTTCAAGATCGAGGTCTTCGTCATACGGGTGGGCGAGTGGGGCGGCCATATGCTCGTAGACTGCGATGACCCGGCGGCGGTTCACAAGTTCTGCTCGATGCTCCCCGCATTCGAGTTCCAGGCTCGACCCGTGATTCCGGTCGAAGAGGCGATCCGCGTCGAGCTCGAAGCGATGGCCTGGCGCGACGGGCTGCAGGGCAAATAG
- a CDS encoding enoyl-CoA hydratase/isomerase family protein has product MTTIPTSIGTRQYVAALRAEPRTRVKVERPRPAVAVLRMVDEANNNALSGPLTVELQQTLGELVADDEVRVIVLTGSGRVFSVGGDWKLMTERAHTFADREEGTADLWRWIRQQFGGIARTIVHCDKVVIAAINGDAAGVALAWALNADLIVAAEDARLVTAFGRIGLVPEVGTNWVLTRRIGYQKAFELFVTGRTVTGREAAEMGLVNAAVPREELDAVALEWCERICRLPDYVVSMTKPLMRQAADMTFDQAMLAEEFAEPNTFTTQYHQRTIRALLDKTAKAAE; this is encoded by the coding sequence ATGACAACGATCCCGACCAGCATCGGCACCAGACAATACGTCGCGGCGCTTCGCGCCGAGCCTCGCACGCGCGTGAAAGTGGAGCGGCCCCGGCCTGCCGTCGCAGTGCTGCGAATGGTCGACGAGGCCAACAACAACGCCCTTTCCGGACCGCTCACCGTCGAGCTGCAGCAAACGCTCGGCGAGCTGGTTGCCGACGACGAGGTCCGCGTCATCGTGCTCACCGGCAGCGGCCGCGTGTTTTCGGTCGGCGGAGACTGGAAGCTGATGACGGAGCGCGCGCACACGTTCGCCGATCGAGAAGAGGGAACCGCCGACCTCTGGCGCTGGATCCGGCAACAGTTCGGCGGCATCGCGCGCACGATCGTCCACTGTGACAAGGTCGTCATTGCCGCGATCAACGGCGATGCCGCGGGCGTGGCGCTCGCGTGGGCCCTCAACGCCGATCTCATCGTCGCCGCCGAGGATGCGCGCCTTGTCACCGCGTTCGGCCGCATCGGACTGGTGCCGGAAGTCGGCACCAACTGGGTGCTCACGCGGCGCATCGGCTACCAGAAAGCATTCGAGCTGTTCGTCACCGGTCGGACGGTGACGGGGAGGGAAGCTGCAGAGATGGGACTCGTCAACGCCGCGGTGCCGCGCGAGGAGCTGGACGCCGTTGCGCTCGAGTGGTGCGAGCGCATCTGCCGCCTGCCCGACTACGTCGTTTCCATGACGAAGCCTCTCATGCGGCAGGCGGCGGACATGACATTCGACCAGGCAATGCTCGCCGAGGAGTTCGCCGAGCCGAACACGTTCACGACGCAGTATCACCAGCGCACGATCCGTGCGCTGCTCGACAAGACGGCGAAGGCCGCGGAGTAG
- a CDS encoding TetR/AcrR family transcriptional regulator yields the protein MAPRTDRRAGILDAAIVCFAKHGVGNTTIAEIRAVSGASVGSIYHHFGDKDGIAGRVYLEVLQRYHDSYLEALDACTSGEAAVKTTVLHYFEWVAAHHDAARLLLEARQSPQVAESEKEIRAATRRFLALVHARLARFVASAEMRELSPAVLTALLAAPCAALAAAWVRGPRPKDAAEQSNALAEAVWRAVRAESATGSTTTMEAKRRTAASRRTRK from the coding sequence GTGGCGCCACGAACGGATCGCCGCGCCGGGATCCTCGACGCCGCAATCGTCTGTTTCGCAAAGCACGGCGTCGGCAACACGACGATCGCCGAGATTCGCGCCGTCTCCGGCGCCAGCGTCGGCAGCATCTACCATCACTTCGGCGACAAGGACGGCATCGCCGGCCGCGTCTACCTCGAGGTCCTCCAACGCTACCACGACAGCTACCTGGAGGCGCTCGATGCGTGCACCAGCGGCGAAGCTGCGGTCAAGACGACGGTGCTCCACTACTTCGAATGGGTGGCGGCGCACCATGATGCCGCACGCCTTCTTCTCGAGGCGAGGCAGTCCCCGCAGGTGGCCGAATCCGAGAAGGAAATCCGCGCGGCCACCAGGCGATTCCTCGCGCTCGTGCACGCCAGGCTCGCGCGCTTCGTCGCCAGCGCAGAGATGCGCGAGCTTTCGCCGGCCGTGCTGACGGCGCTGCTTGCGGCGCCATGCGCCGCCCTGGCGGCCGCATGGGTACGCGGCCCGCGTCCGAAGGATGCCGCCGAGCAGAGCAATGCGCTGGCCGAGGCAGTGTGGCGCGCCGTACGCGCCGAGTCCGCCACAGGCAGCACCACCACTATGGAAGCGAAACGCCGGACAGCGGCCAGCAGGAGGACGCGCAAATGA